In one window of Macadamia integrifolia cultivar HAES 741 chromosome 2, SCU_Mint_v3, whole genome shotgun sequence DNA:
- the LOC122060673 gene encoding ferric reduction oxidase 6-like isoform X3 yields the protein MALFLFLVWLVSFVSLSFHNTFKNFTVSLSMFNLVGYRFGTIGLFCLAFLFLPIARGSILLRLIDIPFEHAIKYHVWLGHLTMMMFTLHGAFYVISWSMQDSLLDELLQWQDDAVAVFPGVISLAAGLLMWVTSLHPVRKQFFELFFYTHQLYVVFVIFFVLHVGDIIFCTAAGGIFLFLLDRFLRFCQSRKTVDVISATCLPCGAVEFVLSKPRNLQYNALSFVFLQVWELSLLQWHPFSVSSCPLDGSNHLSVLIKVLGGWTKKLGDNILDIQDGEPPRLTTSVEGPCGHESPYHLMYENLILVAGGTGISPFLAILSDILHRIKGEKPCLPRKVLLVWAVKKSKELSLLSSLEVESISPFTDKLQLEIQNYVTQESGASLEEGKQSKSMNSFKIVNGSSMSVLVGTGNKVWSGIYVILSTIGFITLMAFLELFYVKPFQITTWWFKGLLLVVAMIASVVIFGGLIVVMWNLWEKINLGHENHMIDDEKNGIRQTNELLMGHTNSSQEEPELARLARLARLARLSTTWYGQRPDFQEIFESISECWGHVDVGVIVCGPPTLQASVARECRSQNLRGRRNQPLFHFNSHSFDL from the exons ATggctctctttctttttctggtaTGGCTTGtatcttttgtttctttaagCTTTCATAATACCTTCAAGAATTTTACTGTCAGCTTATCGATGTTCAACCTGGTGGGGTATCGTTTTGGCACAATTGGGCTATTTTGCTTAGCATTCTTATTTCTACCCATTGCAAGAGGGTCAATTCTTCTCCGCCTCATAGATATTCCTTTTGAGCATGCTATAAAATATCATGTTTGGTTGGGGCATCTTACGATGATGATGTTTACTTTACATGGAGCATTCTATGTGATTTCATGGTCAATGCAAGACAGCCTTTTGGATGAA TTGTTGCAGTGGCAAGATGATGCTGTAGCCGTTTTTCCTGGGGTTATCAGCCTTGCTGCTGGTTTATTAATGTGGGTGACATCACTACATCCAGTGAGGAAACAGTTTTTTGAACTGTTCTTCTATACACATCAACTATATGTTGTGTTTgttatcttctttgttttgcatGTTGGAGACATCATCTTCTGCACAGCTGCTGGAGGGATCTTTCTTTTCCTGCTTGATCGCTTTCTAAGGTTCTGCCAATCAAGAAAGACCGTTGATGTTATTTCGGCCACGTGTCTTCCATGTGGAGCAGTTGAGtttgtgctttcaaagccaaGAA ATCTGCAGTACAATGCTCTCAGTTTTGTGTTCCTTCAAGTGTGGGAATTATCTTTGCTGCAGTGGCATCCTTTTAGCGTTTCCTCTTGTCCTTTGGATGGTAGTAATCATCTTTCAGTTCTAATTAAGGTTCTTGGGGGATGGACAAAGAAGCTGGGAGATAATATTTTAGATATTCAGGATGGTGAACCACCAAGGTTAACAACTTCTGTTGAGGGCCCCTGTGGGCATGAGTCACCATATCACCTAAT gTATGAAAACCTTATTTTGGTTGCAGGAGGAACTGGTATCTCACCATTCTTGGCCATCTTGAGTGATATTCTCCACCGTATCAAGGGGGAGAAACCTTGTCTGCCAAGAAAAGTTTTACTTGTATGGGCTGTGAAAAAATCTAAGgaactttctcttctttcttcactTGAGGTTGAGTCAATAAGTCCTTTCACAGATAAACTGCAGCTTGAGATTCAAAATTATGTCACACAAGAATCAGGGGCTTCATTG GAAGAGGGTAAACAATCTAAGAGCATGAACTCCTTCAAGATCGTTAATGGAAGCAGCATGTCTGTCTTGGTTGGTACTGGAAATAAAGTATGGTCTGGAATTTATGTTATCTTATCCACCATTGGGTTTATCACTCTAATGGCTTTTCTGGAATTATTTTACGTAAAGCCTTTTCAAATAACTACATGGTGGTTCAAAGGACTTCTACTTGTGGTAGCCATGATTGCAAGTGTGGTCATATTTGGGGGTCTGATTGTTGTCATGTGGAATCTGTGGGAGAAAATAAATTTGGGCCATGAGAATCAcatgattgatgatgaaaagAATGGCATCAGGCAGACTAATGAGCTGTTAATGGGGCATACTAATTCCTCTCAGGAAGAACCTGAACTTGCTAGACTAGCTAGACTTGCTAGACTTGCTAGACTAAGTACCACTTGGTATGGCCAACGACCAGACTTCCAAG AAATTTTTGAATCCATTTCTGAATGCTGGGGTCATGTCGACGTGGGTGTCATTGTATGTGGTCCTCCAACTCTTCAAGCAAGTGTTGCCAGAGAGTGCAGGTCACAGAACCTAAGAGGAAGGCGCAATCAACCACTCTTCCATTTTAACAGCCACAGCTTCGATTTGTAG